In the genome of Pseudomonadota bacterium, one region contains:
- the cobN gene encoding cobaltochelatase subunit CobN, protein MHLLAATPGQVSDGTEPVDLAQTPADVVVLSAADTELAALSQARSEMESPPTLRLANLTHLAHPLSVDMHLDACATGARLVIIRLLGGAGYWRYGFEQYAARLREAGVPVAFLPGDDKPDEELRTFSTVSAEDYDALWAYLVEGGPQNATGFLTLAKAMLGEAERPAGATPLLKAGLYWPGAGQADMPILQSAWTEGAPVVPLVFYRALVQGAGLNPINRLVKALTRRGLNPMPVFVASLKDPVSAATLAQLFEAAPPAVILNCTAFATGTPDSPGANPFTGPAANDAPTFQVVLSGGSEEAWAEGLTGLSARDIAMNVALPEVDGRILSRAVSFKDEAFFDAETQCPIATYRAEGTRMDFVADLAANWARLRATSPADRQVALVLANYPNKDGRLANGVGLDTPAATVDVIARLAAEGYGTAPPEDAQALMAQIMAGPTNWLTDRAETEGGVTLPLATYEEHYKRLPYALRQKIEDRWGAPHEDPFHWPQNLPPTDPAAVERPRKGEGNAETGFKLSILQFGNVTVGIQPARGYNIDPEETYHAPDLVPPHNYIAFYIWLRQVQGAHAIVHIGKHGNLEWLPGKALALSAACAPEAVLGPMPHIYPFIVNDPGEGTQAKRRAQAVILDHLTPPLTRAETYGPLRDLEALVDEYYEAAGVDPRRVPHLRKEILSLAAATGLDADVGMGADAETDLAKLDAYLCELKEAQIRDGLHIFGTSPDGDLERDLIIALARATRGDGKGRNASLIRALATDCGVDIDPLDCDMAAPYVGPRHALLEGAGAELGPWRSNGDTVERLESLAQSALGWTDPPEGFTATAPVLAEIHDRILPSVRSCGPAEMDAMVRALDGRAIAAGSSGAPTRGRLDVLPTGRNFFSVDTRAVPTQTAWALGWKSATLLIEKHLQDHGDWPRALLLTAWGTANMRTGGDDIAQCLALMGVKPTWDAAGRRVTGFEVLPASVLGRPRVDVTLRVSGFFRDAFPGLIDLVDAAARAVQALDEPTAQNPAKAAPGHRVYGSKPGAYGAGLQAMIDERLWKTKSDLGEAYLEWSSYAYGKGSEGARDRAGFEARLAGAEAIVQNQDNREHDILDSDDYYQFEGGAAAAISTLKGENVPVYHNDHSRPESPRIRTLDDEIGRVVRSRAANPKWIAGVMRHGYKGAFEMAATTDYLFAFAATTGAVKNHHFDMLHEAYLEDGATREFIATHNAPALHEMAQRFQEAIDRGLWQPRSNSARALLAELLDAPASVGGAVDPA, encoded by the coding sequence ATGCACCTTCTTGCCGCAACGCCCGGGCAGGTGAGCGACGGCACCGAGCCGGTTGATCTCGCGCAGACGCCCGCCGATGTCGTCGTGCTCAGCGCCGCCGATACCGAGCTCGCTGCGCTGAGCCAGGCCCGGAGCGAGATGGAGTCACCGCCCACACTCCGGCTCGCAAATCTGACGCACCTCGCCCACCCGCTCTCGGTCGACATGCATCTCGATGCCTGCGCCACCGGGGCCCGGCTCGTCATCATCCGCCTGCTGGGCGGGGCAGGCTACTGGCGCTACGGGTTCGAGCAATATGCCGCGCGCCTCAGAGAGGCCGGTGTGCCGGTGGCCTTCCTTCCGGGCGACGACAAGCCTGACGAGGAGCTGCGCACCTTTTCCACCGTGTCAGCCGAGGATTACGACGCGCTCTGGGCCTACCTCGTCGAAGGCGGGCCTCAGAACGCGACAGGCTTCCTGACCCTTGCCAAGGCCATGCTGGGCGAGGCCGAGCGCCCGGCGGGCGCAACGCCGCTCCTCAAGGCCGGGCTCTACTGGCCCGGCGCCGGGCAGGCCGATATGCCGATCCTACAAAGCGCCTGGACCGAAGGCGCTCCGGTCGTGCCCCTCGTCTTCTATCGCGCGCTCGTGCAGGGGGCGGGGCTCAATCCCATCAACCGCCTCGTAAAGGCGCTGACCCGGCGCGGGCTCAATCCCATGCCCGTCTTCGTGGCCTCGCTGAAGGATCCGGTCTCTGCCGCGACGCTCGCGCAGCTCTTCGAGGCTGCGCCGCCCGCGGTGATCCTCAATTGCACGGCCTTCGCCACCGGCACCCCGGACAGCCCGGGCGCGAACCCGTTCACGGGGCCCGCGGCCAACGACGCGCCCACCTTCCAGGTGGTGCTCTCCGGCGGCTCCGAGGAGGCTTGGGCCGAGGGCCTTACGGGCCTTTCAGCCCGCGATATCGCCATGAACGTGGCGCTCCCGGAGGTGGACGGGCGCATCCTGTCGCGCGCGGTGTCCTTCAAGGACGAGGCCTTTTTCGACGCGGAGACCCAGTGCCCCATCGCCACCTACCGGGCCGAGGGCACGCGCATGGACTTCGTGGCCGACCTCGCCGCGAACTGGGCGCGCCTCCGGGCGACATCGCCCGCGGACCGGCAGGTCGCGCTCGTCCTTGCCAATTATCCCAACAAGGACGGACGACTGGCCAACGGCGTGGGCCTCGACACCCCCGCGGCCACGGTGGACGTCATCGCCCGCCTCGCCGCCGAAGGCTACGGGACGGCGCCGCCCGAGGACGCCCAGGCGCTCATGGCCCAGATCATGGCAGGCCCGACGAACTGGCTCACCGACCGCGCGGAAACGGAGGGCGGCGTCACGCTGCCGCTCGCCACCTATGAGGAACACTACAAGAGACTTCCTTACGCCCTCCGCCAAAAGATCGAAGATCGATGGGGCGCACCGCACGAAGACCCCTTCCACTGGCCCCAAAACCTCCCCCCCACTGACCCGGCAGCGGTTGAACGACCTCGAAAGGGGGAGGGCAACGCGGAGACGGGCTTCAAGCTCAGCATTCTCCAGTTCGGGAACGTAACCGTCGGCATCCAGCCCGCCCGCGGCTACAACATCGATCCGGAGGAGACGTATCACGCCCCCGACCTTGTCCCGCCGCACAACTACATCGCCTTCTACATCTGGCTGCGCCAAGTGCAGGGGGCGCACGCCATTGTCCACATCGGCAAGCACGGCAATCTGGAATGGCTGCCAGGCAAGGCGCTCGCGCTAAGCGCGGCCTGCGCGCCAGAGGCCGTGCTGGGGCCGATGCCCCACATCTACCCCTTCATCGTCAACGATCCCGGCGAGGGCACGCAGGCCAAGCGCCGCGCGCAAGCGGTGATCCTCGATCACCTCACGCCACCACTGACCCGCGCGGAGACCTATGGCCCCCTGCGCGATCTCGAGGCTCTGGTGGACGAGTATTACGAGGCCGCGGGCGTGGATCCCCGCCGGGTCCCGCATCTCAGGAAGGAGATCCTGAGCCTCGCCGCCGCCACCGGCCTCGACGCCGATGTGGGCATGGGCGCGGATGCCGAGACCGATCTCGCCAAGCTCGACGCCTATCTCTGCGAGCTAAAGGAGGCGCAGATCCGCGACGGTCTCCACATCTTCGGGACCTCGCCCGACGGCGACCTGGAGCGTGATCTGATCATCGCGCTGGCACGCGCAACGCGGGGCGACGGCAAGGGCCGCAATGCCTCTCTCATCCGCGCGCTCGCTACCGATTGCGGCGTGGATATCGACCCGCTCGATTGCGACATGGCCGCGCCCTACGTGGGGCCGCGACACGCGCTGCTCGAAGGCGCAGGCGCAGAGCTCGGACCATGGCGGTCCAACGGTGACACCGTCGAGCGCCTGGAATCGCTGGCGCAGAGCGCCCTCGGCTGGACAGATCCGCCGGAGGGTTTCACGGCCACCGCCCCCGTGCTCGCGGAAATCCACGACCGCATCCTCCCTTCCGTCCGCAGTTGCGGCCCGGCGGAGATGGACGCCATGGTCCGCGCCTTGGATGGCCGCGCGATCGCGGCAGGATCCTCGGGCGCGCCCACGCGTGGGCGGCTCGATGTGCTGCCGACGGGGCGGAATTTCTTCTCCGTCGACACCCGCGCCGTGCCCACGCAGACGGCCTGGGCGTTGGGCTGGAAGAGCGCGACCCTGCTCATCGAAAAGCACCTGCAAGACCACGGCGACTGGCCACGCGCGCTGCTGCTCACGGCCTGGGGCACGGCCAACATGCGCACGGGCGGTGACGACATCGCGCAGTGCCTCGCGCTCATGGGCGTGAAGCCGACATGGGATGCCGCGGGGCGCCGCGTGACCGGCTTCGAGGTGCTGCCTGCCTCCGTTCTCGGCCGTCCGCGCGTGGACGTCACGCTTCGGGTCTCTGGCTTCTTCCGGGACGCGTTCCCAGGCCTCATCGACCTCGTGGATGCGGCGGCTCGCGCCGTGCAGGCCCTCGATGAGCCCACGGCGCAGAACCCGGCCAAGGCCGCGCCGGGTCACCGTGTCTACGGATCGAAGCCCGGCGCCTACGGGGCAGGCCTGCAAGCCATGATCGACGAACGGCTCTGGAAGACGAAGTCAGACTTGGGCGAGGCCTATCTCGAATGGTCCTCCTACGCCTACGGCAAGGGGAGCGAGGGCGCACGGGACCGCGCGGGCTTCGAGGCGCGGCTCGCCGGCGCCGAGGCCATCGTACAGAACCAGGACAACCGCGAGCATGATATCCTCGACAGCGATGACTATTACCAGTTCGAGGGCGGGGCCGCGGCGGCGATCTCCACGCTCAAGGGCGAGAATGTGCCGGTGTACCACAACGACCATTCCCGCCCCGAAAGCCCACGCATCCGCACGCTGGACGATGAAATCGGCCGCGTCGTACGGTCTCGCGCGGCCAATCCGAAATGGATCGCGGGCGTCATGCGCCACGGCTACAAGGGCGCATTCGAGATGGCGGCGACGACGGATTACCTCTTCGCGTTCGCGGCCACGACGGGGGCCGTGAAGAACCACCACTTCGACATGCTCCACGAGGCCTATCTCGAGGATGGCGCGACCCGCGAGTTCATCGCCACGCACAACGCGCCCGCGCTCCATGAAATGGCCCAGCGCTTCCAGGAGGCCATCGACCGCGGGCTCTGGCAGCCGCGCTCCAACTCCGCCCGGGCCCTGCTGGCCGAGCTGCTCGACGCGCCAGCCTCAGTAGGTGGAGCAGTAGACCCGGCGTGA
- a CDS encoding GNAT family N-acetyltransferase encodes MEIARIDPLHPDALLLIAGSEAEQSALYPPEHRYAFSPEELAASDIRFFLGHAGAGPAACGGYGHYGEYAELKRVYVAPEYRGQGWADALIAACEAGARREGLALMRLETGEASPAALKVYDRLGYARRGPFGAYEENGSSVFMEKAL; translated from the coding sequence ATGGAGATCGCCCGCATAGACCCGCTCCACCCCGATGCGCTGCTGCTCATTGCGGGCTCGGAGGCGGAGCAATCGGCGCTCTACCCACCCGAGCACCGCTACGCCTTCTCACCCGAAGAGCTCGCCGCCAGCGACATCCGCTTCTTCCTCGGCCATGCCGGTGCCGGGCCGGCCGCCTGCGGCGGCTACGGGCATTACGGAGAGTATGCGGAGCTAAAGCGCGTCTACGTGGCCCCGGAATATCGCGGGCAGGGCTGGGCCGATGCGCTCATCGCCGCCTGTGAGGCAGGCGCACGTCGCGAAGGCCTCGCCCTCATGCGGCTCGAGACGGGGGAGGCCTCCCCCGCCGCGCTCAAGGTCTACGACCGCCTTGGCTATGCCCGCCGCGGCCCATTCGGCGCCTATGAGGAGAACGGGTCTTCCGTCTTCATGGAGAAGGCGCTGTGA
- the cobW gene encoding cobalamin biosynthesis protein CobW yields the protein MPAKIPATVVTGFLGAGKTTLIRHLLSEARGRRIALIINEFGDLGVDGDILKGCGDETCRDDDIMELSNGCICCTVADDFIPTMEKLLARDTPPDHIVIETSGLALPQPLVRAFKWPGISTKVTVDGVVTVVDGKAVTEGRFAHDTAAVDAQRAADAGLDHETPLSELFEDQVACADMIVVNKADLLAPEDAEKLVATLKAESRTGVQVLAATKGALPVDVLLGMGVGAEGDLAARHEVHHHHDHHDHDDHHDAPGDHHHHDHEHAHGHDAFQSFTVELGEIADPAAYASQVAEVIRAHDILRLKGFLAVVDKPMRLTLQAVGPRIETYFDQPLADRRSRLVVIGQAGLDRATISAALAAPVPVTA from the coding sequence ATGCCCGCAAAAATCCCCGCCACCGTCGTCACAGGCTTCCTCGGCGCAGGCAAGACGACCCTGATCCGCCATCTCCTGAGCGAGGCACGGGGCCGCCGCATCGCGCTCATCATCAACGAGTTCGGCGATCTCGGCGTGGACGGCGACATTCTCAAAGGCTGCGGAGACGAAACCTGTCGGGACGACGACATCATGGAGCTCTCCAACGGCTGCATCTGCTGCACCGTGGCCGACGATTTCATCCCCACCATGGAAAAGCTCCTGGCCCGCGACACGCCCCCCGATCACATCGTCATCGAGACGTCGGGGCTCGCCCTGCCGCAGCCGCTGGTGCGCGCGTTCAAATGGCCGGGCATCTCCACGAAGGTCACCGTGGACGGCGTCGTCACCGTGGTGGATGGCAAGGCCGTCACCGAGGGCCGCTTCGCCCATGACACAGCCGCCGTCGACGCGCAGCGCGCCGCTGACGCGGGTCTCGACCACGAGACGCCGCTCTCGGAGCTTTTCGAGGACCAGGTCGCCTGCGCGGATATGATCGTCGTCAACAAGGCCGACCTCCTCGCACCCGAAGACGCAGAGAAGCTCGTGGCCACGCTCAAGGCCGAGAGCCGCACCGGTGTGCAGGTCCTCGCGGCCACCAAGGGCGCGCTCCCGGTCGACGTCCTGCTCGGCATGGGCGTCGGTGCCGAGGGCGACCTCGCCGCGCGTCACGAGGTCCATCATCACCACGATCATCACGATCACGATGATCACCACGATGCGCCGGGCGATCATCACCATCACGACCATGAGCATGCGCACGGCCATGACGCGTTCCAAAGCTTCACCGTGGAACTCGGCGAAATCGCGGACCCGGCCGCCTATGCCAGCCAGGTGGCGGAGGTCATCCGCGCCCATGATATCCTGCGCCTAAAGGGCTTTCTCGCCGTCGTGGACAAGCCCATGCGGCTGACGCTCCAGGCCGTTGGCCCGCGCATCGAGACCTATTTCGACCAGCCGCTCGCCGATCGCCGCTCGCGCCTTGTCGTCATCGGCCAGGCGGGGCTCGACCGCGCGACCATCTCGGCGGCCCTCGCCGCGCCCGTCCCGGTCACGGCCTAG
- the smc gene encoding chromosome segregation protein SMC, which produces MRFSKLRLNGFKSFVDPTDLVIADGLTGVVGPNGCGKSNLLEALRWVMGENRPTAMRGGGMEDVIFAGAATRPARNFAEVSLILDNQDRLAPSGFNDTDSLEIVRRITRDIGSAFKANGKDTRARDVQMLFADASTGSHSPSLVRQGQISELINAKPRARRRVLEEAAGISGLYQRRHEAELKLKGAEANLMRVDDVLEQLTAQLASLARQARQAARYREIGAELRVAEGMLLYRRWKEADLARAEAEAALRAEVTGAARAEAAARDAAKAREAAEGRVPPAREEEAIAGAVLQRLNVERDTLAQQERAALEAVETLEKRIAQLGHDIEREEGLNRDAGETIERLEWEAGEIAKAAEGFEDELAAAAEAARASAAILEEREAALSTANEDVARLAARHQSAVRFRDDAAKGVERIGARAKETSAAADAARETLDGARVAFEQAARAEGEAQAGAEAAEQALAAAEAARAASQGQEAEARSARSEAEGEASALRAEVQALSRLLARDETGGTQILDELAVTSGYEKALGAALADDLKAPRTEGAGSGWRALPDYAQPQALPVGVEALAAHVSLPDVLARRMAQVGVVSAEDAPGLQAALAPGQRLVSLEGDLWRWDGYVVAGEDAPSAAALKLEQMNRLSALKAEEETAEARAQAAREAHDACLAELAIRTEADKAAREARRQADRAVAEAARALSRAEAERNLTEGKLETLTTAVARMDDEQSAARAQLAEAERGVAELPDIAAARAELEDVKLTVEASRVTMLAHRTSHDELRRVGEARTKRAQEITKELSGWRHRLDTATGRAEELGARKAASETELVAARGAPGEVAARRAALASDIDTAEARRKAAADALAEAEGALRACVDGERESERAASSARESRARTEARYEAAKEALEAAAERIMEAQSVSPADLLASLDADPDAMPEAERIEADVARLRRQRDALGAVNLRAEEDAREVETERDTLAAEKEDLEAAISTLRAGIASLNKEGRERLLAAFDEVNRNFSVLFTHLFGGGEAKLVLVESEDPLEAGLEIMCQPPGKKLSTLSLLSGGEQTLTALALIFAVFLANPAPICVLDEVDAPLDDANVTRFCDLLDEMTRRTETRFLIITHHAVTMSRMNRLFGVTMQEQGVSQLVSVDLEGAERLVA; this is translated from the coding sequence ATGCGCTTTTCGAAACTCAGATTGAACGGCTTCAAAAGCTTCGTGGACCCGACCGATCTCGTGATCGCGGACGGTCTCACCGGCGTTGTCGGCCCCAACGGGTGCGGAAAGTCCAATCTGCTGGAGGCGCTTCGCTGGGTCATGGGAGAGAACCGCCCCACGGCCATGCGGGGCGGCGGCATGGAGGACGTGATCTTTGCGGGCGCGGCCACGCGACCGGCGCGCAACTTCGCCGAGGTCTCTCTCATCCTCGACAACCAGGACCGCCTCGCGCCGTCCGGGTTCAACGATACCGACAGTCTCGAGATCGTGCGACGCATCACGCGCGATATCGGGTCGGCCTTCAAGGCCAATGGAAAGGATACTCGGGCGCGGGACGTCCAGATGCTGTTTGCCGATGCCTCCACCGGCTCGCACTCGCCGTCGCTCGTGCGGCAAGGCCAGATCAGCGAGCTGATCAACGCCAAGCCGCGCGCGCGGCGGCGGGTGCTTGAAGAAGCGGCAGGCATCAGCGGGCTCTACCAGCGCCGCCACGAGGCGGAGCTGAAGCTGAAGGGCGCGGAGGCCAACCTGATGCGGGTGGACGACGTGCTCGAGCAGCTCACGGCACAGCTCGCTTCGCTGGCGCGGCAGGCCCGGCAGGCCGCGCGCTATCGCGAGATCGGTGCCGAGCTGCGCGTGGCCGAGGGCATGCTCCTATACCGGCGTTGGAAAGAAGCGGACCTCGCGCGGGCGGAGGCCGAAGCGGCCTTGCGCGCGGAGGTGACCGGGGCCGCCCGGGCCGAGGCCGCGGCGCGCGACGCGGCGAAGGCGCGGGAGGCCGCCGAGGGGCGTGTGCCCCCGGCCCGCGAGGAAGAAGCCATCGCAGGCGCTGTCCTCCAAAGGCTCAATGTCGAGCGGGACACGCTGGCCCAGCAGGAGCGCGCCGCCCTCGAGGCGGTCGAGACGCTCGAGAAGCGCATCGCGCAGCTCGGGCACGATATCGAGCGCGAAGAGGGGCTCAACCGCGACGCGGGCGAAACCATCGAGCGGCTGGAATGGGAAGCGGGCGAGATCGCCAAGGCCGCGGAGGGCTTCGAGGACGAGCTTGCCGCCGCGGCGGAGGCCGCGCGGGCATCTGCGGCCATTCTGGAGGAGCGGGAGGCCGCGCTCTCGACGGCCAACGAGGACGTCGCGCGCCTGGCGGCGCGGCATCAGTCCGCCGTGCGGTTTCGCGATGACGCGGCCAAGGGCGTGGAGCGCATTGGTGCGCGGGCCAAAGAGACATCCGCCGCCGCCGACGCCGCGCGGGAAACCCTCGACGGGGCGCGCGTGGCCTTTGAACAGGCGGCGCGTGCCGAGGGCGAGGCGCAGGCGGGGGCCGAGGCCGCCGAGCAGGCGCTTGCAGCGGCCGAAGCGGCCCGGGCCGCCTCCCAGGGGCAGGAGGCGGAAGCGCGCTCTGCGCGCTCGGAAGCGGAGGGCGAGGCCAGCGCGCTGCGCGCTGAGGTGCAGGCCCTCTCTCGTCTCCTTGCGAGGGACGAGACAGGAGGAACACAGATCCTCGATGAATTGGCCGTGACGTCCGGCTACGAAAAGGCGCTGGGCGCGGCGCTTGCCGACGATCTGAAGGCACCAAGGACCGAAGGCGCGGGATCCGGCTGGCGCGCCTTGCCGGACTACGCCCAGCCGCAGGCCCTGCCCGTGGGTGTTGAGGCGCTGGCGGCGCACGTTTCGCTGCCGGATGTGCTGGCGCGGCGGATGGCGCAGGTGGGCGTTGTCTCTGCGGAGGACGCGCCGGGGCTACAGGCCGCGCTCGCCCCCGGGCAGCGTCTGGTGAGCCTCGAGGGCGACCTGTGGCGCTGGGACGGGTATGTCGTGGCAGGCGAGGATGCCCCCTCCGCCGCGGCGCTGAAACTCGAGCAGATGAACCGGCTCTCCGCGTTGAAGGCGGAAGAAGAGACGGCGGAAGCGCGTGCGCAGGCGGCCCGGGAGGCCCATGACGCGTGCCTCGCCGAGCTCGCGATCAGGACCGAGGCCGACAAGGCCGCGCGTGAGGCGCGGCGGCAAGCGGACCGTGCCGTGGCCGAGGCGGCGCGGGCGCTCTCTCGCGCAGAGGCCGAGCGCAACCTGACGGAGGGCAAGCTCGAGACGCTCACCACGGCCGTGGCCCGCATGGACGACGAGCAAAGCGCCGCGCGGGCACAGCTCGCCGAGGCCGAGCGCGGGGTGGCGGAGCTGCCCGATATCGCGGCGGCGCGGGCCGAGCTCGAAGACGTCAAACTCACGGTGGAAGCCTCGCGCGTGACCATGCTCGCGCACAGGACCTCCCATGACGAGCTGCGCCGGGTCGGGGAGGCGCGCACGAAGCGCGCACAGGAGATCACCAAGGAGCTGAGCGGCTGGCGGCACAGGCTCGACACGGCCACGGGACGGGCCGAGGAGCTGGGTGCCCGGAAAGCCGCCTCGGAGACGGAGCTTGTCGCGGCGCGCGGCGCGCCCGGGGAGGTCGCCGCGCGGCGGGCAGCCCTTGCGAGCGACATCGACACGGCGGAGGCGCGGCGCAAGGCGGCTGCCGATGCCCTTGCCGAGGCCGAAGGCGCGCTGCGCGCGTGCGTGGATGGCGAGCGCGAGTCGGAGCGGGCCGCGTCTTCGGCGCGGGAAAGCCGCGCGCGGACGGAGGCGCGCTACGAGGCGGCGAAGGAAGCGCTGGAGGCCGCGGCAGAGCGGATCATGGAGGCGCAATCCGTCTCGCCGGCGGATCTCCTGGCCTCCCTCGATGCGGATCCGGACGCGATGCCAGAGGCGGAGCGTATCGAGGCCGACGTGGCGCGGCTCCGCCGCCAACGTGATGCGCTAGGCGCGGTAAACCTGCGGGCCGAGGAAGATGCGCGCGAGGTGGAAACCGAGCGAGACACGCTCGCTGCCGAGAAAGAGGACCTCGAGGCGGCAATCTCCACGCTGCGCGCGGGCATCGCCTCGCTCAACAAGGAAGGTCGGGAGCGGCTGCTGGCGGCTTTTGACGAGGTGAACCGCAACTTCTCGGTGCTCTTCACGCATCTCTTCGGCGGGGGCGAGGCAAAGCTCGTCCTTGTCGAAAGCGAGGACCCGCTCGAGGCCGGGCTCGAGATCATGTGTCAGCCGCCAGGCAAGAAGCTCTCGACGCTCTCGCTCCTCTCCGGTGGTGAGCAGACGCTGACGGCGCTCGCGCTGATCTTTGCCGTGTTCCTCGCGAACCCGGCGCCGATCTGCGTGCTCGACGAGGTGGATGCCCCCCTCGACGACGCCAACGTGACACGCTTCTGCGATCTCCTCGACGAAATGACGCGCCGCACCGAGACGCGCTTTCTCATCATCACGCACCATGCGGTGACGATGAGCCGGATGAACCGGCTCTTCGGTGTGACCATGCAGGAGCAGGGTGTGAGCCAGCTCGTCTCTGTCGACCTCGAGGGCGCGGAACGGCTCGTCGCCTGA